ACTATCCTCGGCATCATGGCCTACGATAGATTTGTTGCTATTTGCCAACCTTTACACTATCACAGCAAAATGACGTTGAGTATGGTGAGGCATCTTTTGATTTTTGCTGTGCTCTACCCTGCAGTTGCTCTTAGCTTCAGTCTTTATCTTACTGTTCGATTGCCTTTGTGTGGAAATAAACTGCACAGGGTTTTCTGTTCTAACTTGCCTGTGGTTCAGCTCTCCTGTGTGGACACAACCCTGAACAACATAGTCGGTCAGTTTGTTATGATTACAAACATCTTCATGCCTCTTTTCTTTATCCTGTACACCTATCTACGGATTCTGCTTGTGTGCAGGAGAAGCTCATCTGAATTCAGAGGAAAGGCCTTACAAACCTGCCTGCCCCACATGGTGACATTTGTGACCTATTCGTTCTCTCTCGTCTGTGAGCTGTCACTGACTCGATTTGAGGCTGATAAAATTAATCCAGTCATCACAGTTGTTTTATCTTTAGAGTATTTGATCTTTCCCCCCATCAATAACCCTCTAGTTTATGGCCTGAATCTGCCTCAAATCAAAGGagtgatttttagatttttgaagATACACAAAATGGTTCCTGCTGTCAAAATTTAAAACTCatcatgcacatactgtatagcaAACAATGAAGCTTTAAGCCAGTGTTGTTGACAAAATATACTTCTGGAATATGTTGAATGTATTTATCCATGGATTTTTTTGCGATCACATTAATTTTAAGGAGACCTGAATATCTATGAATAGAATAGATGTAATATTAAAATAGATAAACCGGAACCACAACaatgatattgatattgtaCAAGTTAATGTATTGTTCAACTGACAGCTCCACAGGcgaaaatacatatttgaaaCTCACTAGCCTAGAATTCGATTTGATAGGTTTTTAGGTGT
This Siniperca chuatsi isolate FFG_IHB_CAS linkage group LG12, ASM2008510v1, whole genome shotgun sequence DNA region includes the following protein-coding sequences:
- the LOC122885148 gene encoding olfactory receptor 6N1-like; its protein translation is MKSNNSLNPLYFQFTLFGDSVPLRYLFFCLCLLIYMTIISANVLIILTVCLEKTLHQPMYMFISFLSLNSLYGSVGFFPRFLMDILSDTHLISRASCFIQMYVIYSYASYELTILGIMAYDRFVAICQPLHYHSKMTLSMVRHLLIFAVLYPAVALSFSLYLTVRLPLCGNKLHRVFCSNLPVVQLSCVDTTLNNIVGQFVMITNIFMPLFFILYTYLRILLVCRRSSSEFRGKALQTCLPHMVTFVTYSFSLVCELSLTRFEADKINPVITVVLSLEYLIFPPINNPLVYGLNLPQIKGVIFRFLKIHKMVPAVKI